Part of the Meiothermus sp. CFH 77666 genome is shown below.
GGGGCGCCTGACACCAGACCCCAGGTACTCGACGGTTATTCAATGACCCTAGGTACTTTGAACTGGCCTTCTTCCTGTTCAATGGCTACCGACAGGGCTTCTGACTGACTCAAGGAGGGCTCTATTTCATCGGCCCGCAGGCGGTTGGTAATGGCCACCGGGCGGGCCATCTCCGGTAGGTTTTCGGTATCGAGCTCGCCCAGCTTTTCAAAAAAACCCACAATCGAGCGCAGCTCGCCCTCGAGCTTGGCCTCCTCTTCCGGGGTGAGCGCCAGCCGCGAGAGCTTGCCCAGATTTTTGACCAGTTCTGGAGTAATCTCCATAGGTGCCATTCTAACCCTCCCCCAGGGGGAAGCCAAAAGTGCCTGGTCAAGAACCCAAAACTACAGGCGGGGTGGCAGGGTCAAAGGTTGCCTTTTTGGCTCACAACCAACTTTCAACGATTCACAATAAGCGAGCGGGTAGTCGAAGGCAGGTTGTGGGTCTACATCACCTACCCCCTAACCCCTATCAAAGAAGTCCTATCCGGGTTGTTTCGCCAGGCTCTGCCTTCCAGGGGCCAGGCCCTCGCTTTTGGGGTAGGCTATTTTCATGACGCCGGAAGAGTTCAAGCGCCTGGGATACGAACTGATTGACTTCATCGCCGAGTACCGCACTGGTATCGAGTCTTTGCCGGTAATGGCGCAAGTCCAACCCGGCGCCATCAAAGCCTTGTTTGAGCCTGCACCGCCCCAACAAGGAACGGGTCTCGATGGAATAAAGGAAGACCTGAAGGCGTTGTTTCCCGGCCTGACCCACTGGCAAAGCCCCAACTTTTTTGCCTGGTTTCCTTCCAACGCCCCACTCTCCTCGGTGCTGGCCGATCTGGTTGCCACGGGCCTGGGGCAGACCGGCATCACCTGGCAGGCCAGCCCAGCCCTGACCGAGGTCGAGGAGGTCATGACCGACTGGCTGCGCCAGATGCTGGGCCTGCCCGAGGCGTTTCAGGGGGTGATTCAGGACACCGCCTCCACCGGCACCCTGGTAGCGCTGCTCACCGCCCGCGAATGGGCCACAGGCCAGTCCCAGGATCGGGGCGGTCTCCAGGCCGAGGCCAGGCCCCTCACGGTGTACGTCTCCGACCAGGCCCATAGCTCGGTGCCCAAAGCCGCTTTGCTGGCCGGTTTTGGCCGTGAAAACCTGCGCCTGATCGAAACCGACGAGGCCCATGCCATGCGTCTGGAGGTGCTCGAGGCCACCCTGCAGCGCGACCTGGCGGAAGGCCGCAGGCCCTGTGTGGTGGTTGCTGCTGTGGGTACTACCGCCACCACCGCCATTGACCCGGTGCGAAAAATTGCCGAGTTATGCCGAGAACACGGCATCTGGCTGCACGTGGATGCAGCCATGGCGGGCTCGGCCATGATTCTGCCGGAGTGCCGGTGGATGTGGGATGGCATCGAGCATGCCGACTCCATCGTGATCAACCCCCACAAGTGGCTGGGGGTGGCCATGGACTGCTCGCTCTACTACGTGCGCGAGCCCGAGCACCTGATCCGGGCCATGTCCACCAACCCTTCCTACCTGCACTCGGCTGCCGATGGGCAGGTGAAAAACTACAAAGACTGGGGAATTCCACTGGGGCGGCGCTTTCGGGCCCTTAAGATCTGGTTTGCCCTGCGCGAACTGGGGGTGGAGGGGTTGCAGGCGCGGCTGCGACGCGACCTAGCCAATGCGAAGTGGCTCGAGGCCCAGGTGAAGGCAACCGCCGGCTGGGAGCTGTTGGCCCCGGTGCCCTTGCAGACGGTGTGTGTGCGTTACAACCCAGGGGGTCTGAGCCCGGAGCAGCTCGACCGGCACACCCAGGACTGGGTCGCCCGCCTCAACCGCACGGGTCGGTCTTTCCTGACCCCCGCCCTGCTCAAAGGGCGCTGGATGGCCCGGGTTTCCATCGGGGCAGAGTTCACCGAACGCCCTCATGTGGAGGCGCTATGGGCCCTGATGCAACAAGAGGCCCAGAGGGTGGAAGTTGGCGCCTGACCGTATCCTTTTCTACCAGCCGCTACGAACTGAGGATGGCTCGCCGACGCTGGTGCACCCGGTATTTGGCGAGGCCTACAGTTCCCGGCACGGGGCCTGGATGCAGGCCAACGAGCTATACCTGAAACTGACCCGAACCCACCAACACCCCGCGCCACGCGTGCTGGAAATCGGCTTTGGGCTGGGGGTTAATTTCCGGGCCACGCTGGAAAATTGTGTACAGCGCGGGGTGCCCCTGGAATATCTGAGTTACGAGTTTTTGCCGGTCTCGAGGGAGGTCTTAGCATCCGTAGAGGTTCCCCTTAGCCCCCATGCCCGGCGTGTGTGGGAAGAGGTGCTCACGAATTGGCCCGCCTATCCACAGACTTTTTTGGCCTTGCAGGGGACTTGGGGCCGTCTCGGAATCCACTTTGAAGATGTAATGACGGCGCAATTTCCGCCCCGGTGGGCCAGCGCGGTCTACCTCGACCCCTTTAGCCCCCAGGTGAACCCCGAACCCTGGCAATTCCCCGTGTTGGAGCGGCTTTTGGCTGCCCTGCAACCCGGAGGCTATCTGGCGACCTATTCGGTGGCGGGGCAGGTTCGACGCAACCTCGAGGCTGCAGGATTTCGGGTGGAAAAAGTGCCTGGGGTGGGGAAAAAAGCCTGGACGCGGGCAAAACGTCCGTGAAGCTACTGGACGGAGCTGGCCACTTTGGACGCTTCGGCCTCTTCGATAAGGTTGATGCCCAGCGCCCGCTCGGCCAGGCGTTCGCCGGCCTCGGCGAACGGGTGGGAGATGAGGGTGGCTCCGGCGGCTTCCAGGATGGGGTCTTCCTCGCGGTGGTAGCTGGTAGCGGCGATGATTCCGCTAAAGCGCCGCTGCTTGAGGCCCTGGATGGCCCGCACCTTGGCCTCGAGGTCGGGCAGCGTCAGCAGCACCCCGCGCAGGCCGCTCAAGTCGAGCCGCTCCCACAGCTCGGGGTCTTCGGCGTCGCCGTAGCGCACCAGGCGTTTTTTGGCCCGGTGGGCGTCCAGCTTGCCCTCGTCGGCATCCAGGCCCAGCACCCG
Proteins encoded:
- the mnmD gene encoding tRNA (5-methylaminomethyl-2-thiouridine)(34)-methyltransferase MnmD — protein: MAPDRILFYQPLRTEDGSPTLVHPVFGEAYSSRHGAWMQANELYLKLTRTHQHPAPRVLEIGFGLGVNFRATLENCVQRGVPLEYLSYEFLPVSREVLASVEVPLSPHARRVWEEVLTNWPAYPQTFLALQGTWGRLGIHFEDVMTAQFPPRWASAVYLDPFSPQVNPEPWQFPVLERLLAALQPGGYLATYSVAGQVRRNLEAAGFRVEKVPGVGKKAWTRAKRP
- the gatC gene encoding Asp-tRNA(Asn)/Glu-tRNA(Gln) amidotransferase subunit GatC, which gives rise to MEITPELVKNLGKLSRLALTPEEEAKLEGELRSIVGFFEKLGELDTENLPEMARPVAITNRLRADEIEPSLSQSEALSVAIEQEEGQFKVPRVIE
- a CDS encoding pyridoxal-dependent decarboxylase is translated as MTPEEFKRLGYELIDFIAEYRTGIESLPVMAQVQPGAIKALFEPAPPQQGTGLDGIKEDLKALFPGLTHWQSPNFFAWFPSNAPLSSVLADLVATGLGQTGITWQASPALTEVEEVMTDWLRQMLGLPEAFQGVIQDTASTGTLVALLTAREWATGQSQDRGGLQAEARPLTVYVSDQAHSSVPKAALLAGFGRENLRLIETDEAHAMRLEVLEATLQRDLAEGRRPCVVVAAVGTTATTAIDPVRKIAELCREHGIWLHVDAAMAGSAMILPECRWMWDGIEHADSIVINPHKWLGVAMDCSLYYVREPEHLIRAMSTNPSYLHSAADGQVKNYKDWGIPLGRRFRALKIWFALRELGVEGLQARLRRDLANAKWLEAQVKATAGWELLAPVPLQTVCVRYNPGGLSPEQLDRHTQDWVARLNRTGRSFLTPALLKGRWMARVSIGAEFTERPHVEALWALMQQEAQRVEVGA